GTATCGACGATAATTTTTCTACCAGTGAGACCAGTATCGCCGTGAGGACCGCCTATTTCAAACTTACCGGTTGGGTTGACATGAATCTTGGTATTTTTATCAAGAAGTCGTGCAGGAATAACTTTTTTGATGACGTATTTAATTACGTCCTCTTTTATTTTCTTCTGTGAAACATATCCATCATGTTGAGTTGAAACAACCACAGCTTCGACTCGTTTAGGTTTATTGTCATTTCCATATTCTATAGTAACCTGTGACTTTGAATCGGGTCTGAGATAAGGCATAAGTTTTGGCTGTTTTTTCCTGATATCTGCAAGTCTTTTTACGAGGTTATGAGAGAATACAAGAGTCATTGGCATAAACTCTTTCGTTTCATTCGTCGCATATCCAAACATCATACCCTGATCTCCAGCACCGCCAGTATTGACACCCATTGCTATATCCGGAGATTGTGTGTTAATAGCAGACATCACATTTATTGAATGGTAATCGAACCTATATTCACCCTTTGTGTATCCAATTTCCTGAACAACTTTGCGTACGACTTTAGGAACATCTACATAATGTTTGGTTGTTATTTCGCCTCCAACCAGAACCAAGCCTGTTGCGCAGAAAGTTTCGCAGGCAACTCTGGCTGTCGGATCATGTTTTAATATATCATCGAGAATTGCATCAGATATTTGATCACATACTTTATCCGGATGTCCTTCACTAACGGATTCGGACGTAAAAAAGTAAGACATTGGTTTTCCCTTCTTATTATTTATAAATTAATTTTTTAATATTCAAAGAAAATAATTAAAATAATATTAATTATCAGTTGAAAAGAGAGATTGGAAGGTAGATGATAGTCGCTTGTGCTGAAATAGGTTTACGTTTATTAATAACAAGAACTGAGAAGTTTTATACAAGTAAAGGTGTCTGTCTGCTGCAGGATTGCTATATAGTTTCAAGGCGAATATGAAGACGCAAAACAGATTATATAAGTATCACGACTACCTGTAAACTACTGACAACATTCATCATTCATTGAAAACAGTTTTATTCGTAAAATGACTTACAGGCTTTCAGCGATTATTTCGGCGACATCTTTTATTTTTACTTCTTCGGTTTTACCTTTTTCCTTAATACCGTCAGTGAGCATCGTCATACAGAAAGGACAAGCTGATGCAATTGTAGCAGCATTCGTTGCAAGTGCTTCTTCTATTCTTTCGATATT
Above is a window of Ignavibacteria bacterium DNA encoding:
- the metK gene encoding methionine adenosyltransferase — protein: MSYFFTSESVSEGHPDKVCDQISDAILDDILKHDPTARVACETFCATGLVLVGGEITTKHYVDVPKVVRKVVQEIGYTKGEYRFDYHSINVMSAINTQSPDIAMGVNTGGAGDQGMMFGYATNETKEFMPMTLVFSHNLVKRLADIRKKQPKLMPYLRPDSKSQVTIEYGNDNKPKRVEAVVVSTQHDGYVSQKKIKEDVIKYVIKKVIPARLLDKNTKIHVNPTGKFEIGGPHGDTGLTGRKIIVDTYGGKAPHGGGAFSGKDPSKVDRSAAYASRHIAKNIVAAKLADECLIQLSYAIGVAQPVSIFVNTFGTGKISDEKLADIIRKNIDLTPAGIIRRLDLRKPVYRNTAAYGHFGRNEKGFTWEKLDLINKLKKLVK